The following proteins come from a genomic window of Salvia hispanica cultivar TCC Black 2014 chromosome 4, UniMelb_Shisp_WGS_1.0, whole genome shotgun sequence:
- the LOC125221713 gene encoding uncharacterized protein LOC125221713 isoform X1, giving the protein MSESGGEESSQQGKRKVKADEIGGEELQLAAEDPLLVFGSEIMTIILAELDLRSVAEARLVSRGWQAIASADRIWGPKCQELWLDKAHIPRVAKVEGLPKMIATLLSIRDGKRTRITRDDLCDHVWEFRFTESAPQYWRDLDPSWREEGATPMRRYFHPDGSITADPEDKVWGGHESTYTIVTGLLADGKVREHYVRINRWPKMMVERHPDWSWELRNHLYFYKSVPDSHTGTGPASISLSVSGGFS; this is encoded by the exons ATGTCAGAGTCCGGAGGTGAAGAATCCAGTCAACAAGGTAAGCGGAAGGTTAAGGCCGATGAAATCGGCGGAGAGGAGCTTCAGCTAGCGGCGGAGGACCCCCTGCTCGTCTTCGGTTCGGAAATCATGACGATTATTCTCGCCGAGCTCGACTTGCGTAGCGTCGCGGAAGCTCGTCTCGTTTCTCGCGGCTGGCAGGCCATTGCTTCCGCCGACAGAATTTGGGGTCCCAAG TGTCAAGAGTTATGGTTGGATAAGGCACATATACCACGCGTAGCAAAGGTTGAAGGACTTCCAAAGATGATTGCTACATTGCTCTCAATCAGAGACGGTAAACGA ACTCGAATCACTAGGGATGACCTTTGTGACCATGTTTGGGAATTCCGCTTTACAGAG TCGGCGCCGCAGTACTGGCGGGACCTGGACCCCTCGTGGCGCGAGGAAGGCGCCACCCCAATGCGGCGGTATTTCCACCCAGATGGCAGCATCACGGCCGACCCCGAGGACAAGGTGTGGGGCGGCCACGAGTCGACCTACACAATTGTGACCGGGCTCCTTGCAGACGGCAAGGTGCGAGAGCACTACGTGAGGATCAACCGGTGGCCTAAGATGATGGTGGAGCGCCACCCCGACTGGAGCTGGGAACTCCGTAACCACCTCTACTTCTACAAGAGCGTCCCTGACAGCCACACCGGCACTGGCCCTGCCTCCATCTCCCTCTCCGTCTCCGGCGGCTTTTCTTGA
- the LOC125221713 gene encoding uncharacterized protein LOC125221713 isoform X3, with protein MSESGGEESSQQGKRKVKADEIGGEELQLAAEDPLLVFGSEIMTIILAELDLRSVAEARLVSRGWQAIASADRIWGPKIDQACHFVSNGGVNVPCASENTGKSEKVAENLYADVWTDFQMLHAICKRMQQRLATWSSYPSPPPSLPLLVVISTGKSHKTVNVPLSSASGQLIRRKHQFFHSYLDVASSMLVPSAQASVVISTAVAPPQPLLSAQKLTLQPDCVATAAGSTS; from the exons ATGTCAGAGTCCGGAGGTGAAGAATCCAGTCAACAAGGTAAGCGGAAGGTTAAGGCCGATGAAATCGGCGGAGAGGAGCTTCAGCTAGCGGCGGAGGACCCCCTGCTCGTCTTCGGTTCGGAAATCATGACGATTATTCTCGCCGAGCTCGACTTGCGTAGCGTCGCGGAAGCTCGTCTCGTTTCTCGCGGCTGGCAGGCCATTGCTTCCGCCGACAGAATTTGGGGTCCCAAG ATAGATCAAG CCTGTCACTTCGTATCAAATGGTGGGGTGAACGTACCTTGCGCAAGTGAGAACACTGGAAAATCGGAGAAGGTGGCTGAGAATCTATACGCCGACGTGTGGACAGACTTCCAGATGTTGCACGCTATCTGCAAGCGCATGCAGCAACGCCTTGCCACATGGTCCAGCTATCCGTCCCCACCACCATCTCTGCCCTTGCTCGTCGTGATATCAACTGGCAAGAGTCACAAGACAGTCAATGTGCCATTATCATCGGCAAGTGGCCAACTGATCCGGAGAAAGCACCAATTCTTTCATTCATATCTAGATGTTGCGTCTAGCATGCTTGTGCCCTCAGCCCAGGCTTCGGTTGTGATTTCCACAGCCGTTGCGCCACCACAACCCCTACTGTCAGCCCAAAAACTCACACTGCAGCCTGACTGCGTGGCCACCGCCGCTGGTTCCACCTCTTGA
- the LOC125221713 gene encoding uncharacterized protein LOC125221713 isoform X2 yields the protein MSESGGEESSQQGKRKVKADEIGGEELQLAAEDPLLVFGSEIMTIILAELDLRSVAEARLVSRGWQAIASADRIWGPKEKKALYSRDRGMLCYGFRRACHFVSNGGVNVPCASENTGKSEKVAENLYADVWTDFQMLHAICKRMQQRLATWSSYPSPPPSLPLLVVISTGKSHKTVNVPLSSASGQLIRRKHQFFHSYLDVASSMLVPSAQASVVISTAVAPPQPLLSAQKLTLQPDCVATAAGSTS from the exons ATGTCAGAGTCCGGAGGTGAAGAATCCAGTCAACAAGGTAAGCGGAAGGTTAAGGCCGATGAAATCGGCGGAGAGGAGCTTCAGCTAGCGGCGGAGGACCCCCTGCTCGTCTTCGGTTCGGAAATCATGACGATTATTCTCGCCGAGCTCGACTTGCGTAGCGTCGCGGAAGCTCGTCTCGTTTCTCGCGGCTGGCAGGCCATTGCTTCCGCCGACAGAATTTGGGGTCCCAAG GAGAAGAAGGCTCTGTACTCAAGAGATAGAGGCATGTTATGTTATGGTTTCAGAAGGG CCTGTCACTTCGTATCAAATGGTGGGGTGAACGTACCTTGCGCAAGTGAGAACACTGGAAAATCGGAGAAGGTGGCTGAGAATCTATACGCCGACGTGTGGACAGACTTCCAGATGTTGCACGCTATCTGCAAGCGCATGCAGCAACGCCTTGCCACATGGTCCAGCTATCCGTCCCCACCACCATCTCTGCCCTTGCTCGTCGTGATATCAACTGGCAAGAGTCACAAGACAGTCAATGTGCCATTATCATCGGCAAGTGGCCAACTGATCCGGAGAAAGCACCAATTCTTTCATTCATATCTAGATGTTGCGTCTAGCATGCTTGTGCCCTCAGCCCAGGCTTCGGTTGTGATTTCCACAGCCGTTGCGCCACCACAACCCCTACTGTCAGCCCAAAAACTCACACTGCAGCCTGACTGCGTGGCCACCGCCGCTGGTTCCACCTCTTGA
- the LOC125221713 gene encoding uncharacterized protein LOC125221713 isoform X5, producing MVSEGCQELWLDKAHIPRVAKVEGLPKMIATLLSIRDGKRTRITRDDLCDHVWEFRFTESAPQYWRDLDPSWREEGATPMRRYFHPDGSITADPEDKVWGGHESTYTIVTGLLADGKVREHYVRINRWPKMMVERHPDWSWELRNHLYFYKSVPDSHTGTGPASISLSVSGGFS from the exons ATGGTTTCAGAAGGG TGTCAAGAGTTATGGTTGGATAAGGCACATATACCACGCGTAGCAAAGGTTGAAGGACTTCCAAAGATGATTGCTACATTGCTCTCAATCAGAGACGGTAAACGA ACTCGAATCACTAGGGATGACCTTTGTGACCATGTTTGGGAATTCCGCTTTACAGAG TCGGCGCCGCAGTACTGGCGGGACCTGGACCCCTCGTGGCGCGAGGAAGGCGCCACCCCAATGCGGCGGTATTTCCACCCAGATGGCAGCATCACGGCCGACCCCGAGGACAAGGTGTGGGGCGGCCACGAGTCGACCTACACAATTGTGACCGGGCTCCTTGCAGACGGCAAGGTGCGAGAGCACTACGTGAGGATCAACCGGTGGCCTAAGATGATGGTGGAGCGCCACCCCGACTGGAGCTGGGAACTCCGTAACCACCTCTACTTCTACAAGAGCGTCCCTGACAGCCACACCGGCACTGGCCCTGCCTCCATCTCCCTCTCCGTCTCCGGCGGCTTTTCTTGA
- the LOC125221713 gene encoding uncharacterized protein LOC125221713 isoform X4, with amino-acid sequence MSTDPLVSFTSSLVLTRQGCFDKECQELWLDKAHIPRVAKVEGLPKMIATLLSIRDGKRTRITRDDLCDHVWEFRFTESAPQYWRDLDPSWREEGATPMRRYFHPDGSITADPEDKVWGGHESTYTIVTGLLADGKVREHYVRINRWPKMMVERHPDWSWELRNHLYFYKSVPDSHTGTGPASISLSVSGGFS; translated from the exons ATGAGTACTGACCCCTTAGTCAGTTTCACCTCCAGCCTTGTTCTCACAAGACAAGGCTGTTTTGACAAAGAG TGTCAAGAGTTATGGTTGGATAAGGCACATATACCACGCGTAGCAAAGGTTGAAGGACTTCCAAAGATGATTGCTACATTGCTCTCAATCAGAGACGGTAAACGA ACTCGAATCACTAGGGATGACCTTTGTGACCATGTTTGGGAATTCCGCTTTACAGAG TCGGCGCCGCAGTACTGGCGGGACCTGGACCCCTCGTGGCGCGAGGAAGGCGCCACCCCAATGCGGCGGTATTTCCACCCAGATGGCAGCATCACGGCCGACCCCGAGGACAAGGTGTGGGGCGGCCACGAGTCGACCTACACAATTGTGACCGGGCTCCTTGCAGACGGCAAGGTGCGAGAGCACTACGTGAGGATCAACCGGTGGCCTAAGATGATGGTGGAGCGCCACCCCGACTGGAGCTGGGAACTCCGTAACCACCTCTACTTCTACAAGAGCGTCCCTGACAGCCACACCGGCACTGGCCCTGCCTCCATCTCCCTCTCCGTCTCCGGCGGCTTTTCTTGA
- the LOC125223383 gene encoding chaperonin CPN60-2, mitochondrial: MYRFAANLASKASVVSKSSQQIGGRLGWSRNYAAKDIRFGVEARALMLKGVEELADAVKVTMGPKGRNVVIEQSWGAPKVTKDGVTVAKSIEFKDKVKNIGASLVKQVANATNDVAGDGTTCATVLTRAIFTEGCKSVAAGMNAMDLRRGITMAVDAVVTNLKSRARMISTSEEIAQVGTISANGEREIGELIAKAMEKVGKEGVITIQDGKTLFNELEVVEGMKLDRGYISPYFITNQKTQKCELEDPLILIYEKKISSINAIVKVLELALKRQRPLLIVAEDVESDALATLILNKLRAGIKVCAIKAPGFGENRKSGLQDLAVLTGGQVITEELGMNLDDVELDILGSCKKVTISKDDTVILDGSGEKKSIEERCEQIRSAVELSTSDYDKEKLQERLAKLSGGVAVLKIGGASEAEVGEKKDRVTDALNATKAAVEEGIVPGGGVALLYAAKELEKLPTANFDQKIGVQIIQNALKTPVYTIAANAGVEGAVVVGKLLESENPDLGYDAAKGEYVDMVKAGIIDPLKVIRTALVDAASVSSLMTTTEAIVVEQPTEPKAGPPMGGGGMGGMGGMDY; the protein is encoded by the exons ATGTATCGTTTTGCAGCAAATCTAGCCTCCAAAGCCAG CGTTGTGAGTAAAAGCAGCCAACAG ATTGGGGGTAGATTGGGATGGAGCAGAAACTATGCTGCCAAAGATATTAGATTTGGAGTGGAGGCTAGGGCTTTGATGCTTAAGGGTGTTGAAGAGCTTGCTGATGCTGTTAAAGTCACCATGGGTCCTAAA GGGCGTAATGTAGTGATTGAGCAGAGCTGGGGTGCACCCAAAGTGACAAAGGATGGTGTCACTGTTGCTAAGAGCATTGAATTTAAGGACAAAGTTAAGAATATTGGTGCAAGCCTTGTTAAACAGGTGGCAAATGCTACCAATGATGTTGCTGGTGATG GTACAACCTGTGCTACTGTCCTTACTCGTGCAATATTCACCGAAGGCTGCAAGTCAGTGGCAGCTGGCATGAACGCCATGGATCTAAGACGTGGCATTACCATGGCTGTTGATGCTGTTGTTACAAACTTGAAAAGCAGAGCAAGGATGATTAGCACATCGGAGGAGATTGCTCAG GTTGGAACTATCTCTGCTAATGGAGAAAGAGAAATTGGTGAGCTGATTGCAAAGGCCATGGAAAAAGTTGGAAAAGAGGGTGTCATCACAATTCAA GATGGGAAGACACTGTTCAATGAGTTAGAAGTAGTTGAGGGTATGAAGCTTGACAGAGGCTATATCTCCCCATACTTCATCACAAACCAGAAGACTCAGAAATGT GAATTGGAGGATCCTCTTATTCTTATTTATGAGAAGAAAATTTCTAGCATAAATGCTATTGTTAAAGTCCTTGAATTGGCTTTGAAg AGGCAAAGGCCACTTCTGATTGTCGCGGAGGATGTGGAAAGCGATGCACTGGCCACTCTTATCCTTAACAAGCTTCGAGCTGGAATCAAAGTCTGTGCAATCAAAGCCCCTGGGTTCGGTGAGAACAGGAAATCGGGCTTGCAGGATCTTGCTGTTTTAACTGGAGGCCAA GTCATAACGGAAGAGCTTGGAATGAACTTGGATGATGTGGAGCTGGATATACTTGGATCGTGCAAGAAG GTAACCATATCAAAGGATGATACTGTTATTCTTGATGGATCTGGTGAGAAGAAATCCATTGAAGAAAGATGCGAGCAG ATCAGGTCAGCAGTTGAATTGAGCACTTCTGATTACGACAAGGAGAAGTTGCAAGAAAGGCTTGCCAAGCTCTCCGGCGGTGTAGCTGTGCTAAAG ATTGGAGGAGCTAGCGAAGCAGAAGTTGGTGAGAAGAAAGATAGAGTGACTGATGCTCTTAATGCCACAAAAGCAGCTGTAGAGGAAGGGATTGTGCCCG GTGGAGGTGTTGCTCTCCTCTACGCAGCCAAAGAATTGGAGAAGCTGCCAACAGCCAACTTCGATCAGAAGATTGGTGtccaaattattcaaaatgcTTTGAAG ACACCGGTTTACACAATTGCAGCAAATGCCGGTGTGGAGGGTGCCGTTGTGGTTGGCAAATTGTTGGAATCAGAAAATCCAGACCTCGGATATGATGCAGCTAAGG GTGAATACGTGGATATGGTAAAGGCTGGTATCATCGACCCGTTGAAGGTCATTAGAACTGCGCTCGTTGATGCTGCTAG TGTCTCTTCATTGATGACAACGACAGAGGCGATTGTGGTGGAGCAACCGACAGAGCCGAAAGCTGGACCACCAATGGGCGGCGGGGGCATGGGAGGAATGGGTGGCATGGACTACTGA